taaacacattttacattataaataaataaccatctcGCACCAGGAGAGCAACGTTTTCATTTCTTTCACCTCAAGAATATGAAGATccgcttttttttcctttctgttttGTTGCGCTGTTTTGAATCAAAGCTTTggaaaataagaaataagagcaaaaaaaagacagaaagagagaaagagagagagagagagagagagaaggagaaagcgAGGGAGCTTTACGGACATGCATTGTGCTGATGTACCAGCAGCTGTGTACCCTGTGCCGGGCTTGGCTCACTGAAAGATCCCCTGAGAATGAACAAAAGGGTGTGTAGGGCCACCTATGCTTTACATGTGTGAGAATATGTGTAAGTGCGTACAGTAtaggacgtgtgtgtgtgtgtgttggtttcaactttggtgatgatgatgtcaaACTGGTTGGTGCTGGCTCGGAGAGGACACTTAGTGCGAGTCTATAGATCTCAAACTTGTGAAAGAGCGTGCGTTTGATGCATATCGTTGTTGTTATGCGAGAACTCGTGACACTGGCGGAAAATGTTTTTACCATGTATGAGCAAGGTATGTCCTCCTCTGCTGCACACTGTCAAACAAAAAATGTAGTTAACGCTTGAGCCCTCGATTGTGATAAATCCATGAATATACACTACAGAGATCCAGTTCCAGTGGGATGTCTGTATCATCCTCCAAATCTCGTTGCCACGTGTGTGAGGGGGTTAACTGAACTGGGTTATCAGAAAGCAGAAAAAAGTGCATTTCAAAGTCATACATCACTCTCCCCAAAGAAGGAACAGCACATATTGCTTGCTTGAATTTGttgaatgtgtgtatttgttttttgagtgtgtgttcatAAATACCATAcagcaaataataataataataattcaacaaaagaaaaaaagaaataaatccaCAAAACATTATATTATTTCTCATTACCAGAATGAACCAATACAATAAATTAAAACTATAACTGAACAAAAAAAGTCCATTAGAAGTCCATTAAAATTgctatatatattcatattgtatatatagtatttgtctgtctgtagtcagcctttCTGGTGCATGCTCAGTGGTGACCATAGATGGTGACTGGGAGCAATGGGAGgggttgtgggggggggggggtttataAAGGAGCTGAAGGGCCGTTATAGCGAACCCTCGCCACCATCCCGAAATCTCAGTCCCCATCACGCTGTTAACACTGGAAACAAGGGAGTCAGGAAAGACACGCTGTGCTTTAAGGGTTGGGGGGACACTGCCCGTTGCTACGAGTCTTCAAAAGTTTTTTCAGCAACAAACTGCTGAGGATCCTTCATTGTTCGGATACAGTACCGCCGTTAGATCAAGTCCTTGGGTTTCCTCTGCCTTGTGCTGTGGTGATGGTGAGGAGACGGTGCTGTTAAggagtctgttgttgttgttgtctgatGTTGTTATGCAGAGTCTGTAGCAGGCAGAGACACTgggaagagagggggggggcGGACGTAGCCGTGCGAGGTTGTGaggctttctgacactggggcGAAGCTTTGGGAGGAAACATGGGGCTTGGTTCAAAATCACAAGCTATACACCCACTGAAGCACACTACATCTGACCGCAGGCGAGAGTTTTGTGTCCCAACTCTGTCAAAATAGGGATATTCTATATAGTGAGGATGCAACATGACACTTGTCCTGGGTCGTTTCTTTTTAATCTGTGACAGAGCTCAGAAAAATGAAGAGTTTCAGTACCTACAGTCCCCCCCTGTACCCCACCCTCCCCCAGACTTTTATTCAGATTTGTATGAGAGTTCAGGATGGCTAAGCACCACGTCACAGACTCTGTCTCTCCGGTGCGAATGCTAGTTCGCTTGCTAACCTTTTTCACATTAACTCTCAGCTTGTGTATCTATTTGTCCTTCTCTCAGTTGGAGTCTTTAACACTGTCTTTGAGGGGAGCACGAAAAAAAACGCTTATTCTTCTCCCCGTCATATGTCCTCTTGCACTCCCTCTAACCAGGTCCATTTTTGCCCCCAAGGGACATCCCTGATCATGTCCATTATCTGTCAGGATACCTCGATGATCTCCATGCTCCCAGAGAAGCTCGACTGCTTCCCGATCTTCCCCAGCTCTTCTCGGGATCGCGTCTCGGAGATGCCCTCCTCAAACTCCATCTGACAGCTGCGCCGCTTGAACTGCTTCTCTGACGCGGGCCCGCTGTTGTTCGCGCTGTTGGACAGGGTCACTGTGGAGGACGACGACGATGTGGAGTCCCGgtggtctctctgtgtctgcggCGCCGAGGACTTCTCCCTCTGGGATTTGTCTCGTAACCGCACGCCTTCGCTGCAGCCAAACGCCAGGTACGCCGAGCTGCTTCCGAACCTCACCGacgactcctctcctcctccgtcccGTCCTCCTCCCAGCTCCATCTCTCCCTCGCCGCCCTCCACTGCCCCAAAGTGCCAGGGGGCGTCTGTGGTGGGGGTGACTGGAGTGACGGGAGTGGTGGCCTGGACGGTGTCTCTGTGTTTGGTCCACATGGCCTCAGAGCCCACGGTGGGCTGGGAGGGTAGCGACAGGAGCAGGGAGCCCTTTAGGTTCTCGTCCGGGCTGGGGCTCTTGTGGTCCAGCGACAAACTGAGGGACTGTGGAGGTTGGTGCGGTTGGGAGTGGACTGGGGAGCTGCCGGAGCAATGCTTGGGTTTCCTCCTGGGCCTGGATGAGGAAGAACCAGACCTGTGGACCCCTTCACTTCCTCTGAGCCCCAAACCTCCGATGCTGCCCCCGCTGCCTGGTGAGGGGAACGGTGAGTCCCCGGAGCTGGGGCTGTCTAGGACGGGAGACTGGGAGCAGACACCGTTGGAGGTGCCCGTTCCCGGGCTGTCAAGCTTGAACAGCTTGGGGACGTCTTCAGAGTGTGTGGGCACCAGGCTGGGGCAGGTGCTGGGACTGTTAGGGGAGTAGACCGACTTAATGTCCAGGGAGAAGGAGCGTTTAAGCCGGTTAGTGTCCATGATCCTCTCCGCGGAAAGGTGCAGGCCGTTGAAGCCTTGCTGGAGGGAGGTGGGTGACGGCAGCTTGGGTTCTGGCGGGATGTGTGGATCTGCTACAGACGAGTCATAGTTGCTGTGGTGGCCGTTCATCTCACTTTGCTTAGTGCTGTTTTCTGAGATCTTGTCATCAGAGGTTGAAGTCAAAGCTTGCAGGATATGCAGTTCCTTCTCAAACTCCAGAAGCTGACCCAGGAAGTTGAAGTTGGGGGATATGGACGGTCTTCGGTCCTTTACAAACCTGTAAGGAGGAAAAGAGTTGGAACATATTAGTCACAGGAAAACAgttttaaagcggcagtaggcaaaATGTTttggggcaaaaattccataataacctttcagcaaattgtaattcaagtgctctgagagataacttgactcatggctctgttttcaggctttaaaaaatctagtgcAGACTTCGGCCAAtcccaggtcatttcagagagagagagcgttcctattggctgttcattcaacggaggcagctgtcaatcactcgcaaactccgatgaaatggtcaaactaggcagcgctgatcaaatatgaattaatattctgtaactgtaatgcctacttctcaccagaaagtttgctccagctggtgggcggtgcttggtatttcctcaactgatctcaacatggctgccagatcacaaactttctcattttactgctaaacagtacactacaagatgtttctgaaaacatttgagttgagaaataggcattacagggTCAGAACTTACTTtttgtacacacactgtttcgTAGCAGGCATCTAACAATTTAATTTCTCACGACtggggagggagaatgagaaAATGACGTCTAGCGTTACTTTCAACAGCAAGTTGCCTTTTTACTGGGGCTGACACCTTAGCTCAGCTGGTGGTGGGTGGGAGAAGCAAGCGTACCTGTAGGCATCATCTGATGACAAGCCCATTGTCTTCATGATGTATGCAATGGCGATGGTTGCTGAACGCGAGATCCCAGCCAGGCAGTGCACAATGACTCTGCAGTTTGACACCTTAGCTTTGTCTGTTGTTGGGGGGGAAATGAACAGATATGAATACACATGGTTAGCACAAAGTGTCTGGAGACAGTCAGTGTCCATTGAAAGCAAACTGACATTTCCTGGAAGAGCACAGGGGGGTCACCTTAACGGATGTGTTATTATACCTGCCACTATTGTTACCTAAGCTGCACATGAGCGTTTATTAACTGTGACAACATGCGGATATGTCATATTGAATATCACGGCATTAGAGACACTTCTCTCAAGTGTGCTTTGTATTGCTAATCTTCAATACAAACACGTTATTGTTTTACTACATTTCCGCCCCTCTTACCTATGAATTCATTAGTTTTCTCCAACCAGGGGAGCAGTTTCTCGCAATAGTTGTCGTTGACAGGGATGCGCATGAAGTGGCTCTCGCTGATGAAGTCTGGCTTGGGGCAGGTGTTGCTGGCATTCAGCACATAGGTGATACCGTTCTGAGCCATCAGATCCTGCAGAGATAGAGATAAAAAATGAGTTCAAGGTTATGTTTTGTTGCCAGGTAACAATAACAAGTCTTTCAATGACGGTGATAAAATGAGTGAAAAGACGCAAACTTAATTCTACCTTGTTGAGGACGTCCTTCTGTGAGCCCAGGTAGAGGTGTGGCAGGATGCGGGTGGGCCCTACATTAGCCACAGGCAAGCAGGGCTGGGACAAGCTCATAGGCAGAGCAGTGGCAGGTTTCCCTTCGCACAGGCCGGGGAAACAGGAGGAGAAAGCAGCGAAACCTCCTGCAGAGAAAGAAGAGAACGGGTTACT
The nucleotide sequence above comes from Sebastes fasciatus isolate fSebFas1 chromosome 4, fSebFas1.pri, whole genome shotgun sequence. Encoded proteins:
- the dusp8a gene encoding dual specificity protein phosphatase 8 isoform X3, with the translated sequence MRAVTHGGFAAFSSCFPGLCEGKPATALPMSLSQPCLPVANVGPTRILPHLYLGSQKDVLNKDLMAQNGITYVLNASNTCPKPDFISESHFMRIPVNDNYCEKLLPWLEKTNEFIDKAKVSNCRVIVHCLAGISRSATIAIAYIMKTMGLSSDDAYRFVKDRRPSISPNFNFLGQLLEFEKELHILQALTSTSDDKISENSTKQSEMNGHHSNYDSSVADPHIPPEPKLPSPTSLQQGFNGLHLSAERIMDTNRLKRSFSLDIKSVYSPNSPSTCPSLVPTHSEDVPKLFKLDSPGTGTSNGVCSQSPVLDSPSSGDSPFPSPGSGGSIGGLGLRGSEGVHRSGSSSSRPRRKPKHCSGSSPVHSQPHQPPQSLSLSLDHKSPSPDENLKGSLLLSLPSQPTVGSEAMWTKHRDTVQATTPVTPVTPTTDAPWHFGAVEGGEGEMELGGGRDGGGEESSVRFGSSSAYLAFGCSEGVRLRDKSQREKSSAPQTQRDHRDSTSSSSSTVTLSNSANNSGPASEKQFKRRSCQMEFEEGISETRSREELGKIGKQSSFSGSMEIIEVS
- the dusp8a gene encoding dual specificity protein phosphatase 8 isoform X2, translating into MPLDVVITPAEDCFWPDLQDTDMRLKIRVRRMKEGRELRGGFAAFSSCFPGLCEGKPATALPMSLSQPCLPVANVGPTRILPHLYLGSQKDVLNKDLMAQNGITYVLNASNTCPKPDFISESHFMRIPVNDNYCEKLLPWLEKTNEFIDKAKVSNCRVIVHCLAGISRSATIAIAYIMKTMGLSSDDAYRFVKDRRPSISPNFNFLGQLLEFEKELHILQALTSTSDDKISENSTKQSEMNGHHSNYDSSVADPHIPPEPKLPSPTSLQQGFNGLHLSAERIMDTNRLKRSFSLDIKSVYSPNSPSTCPSLVPTHSEDVPKLFKLDSPGTGTSNGVCSQSPVLDSPSSGDSPFPSPGSGGSIGGLGLRGSEGVHRSGSSSSRPRRKPKHCSGSSPVHSQPHQPPQSLSLSLDHKSPSPDENLKGSLLLSLPSQPTVGSEAMWTKHRDTVQATTPVTPVTPTTDAPWHFGAVEGGEGEMELGGGRDGGGEESSVRFGSSSAYLAFGCSEGVRLRDKSQREKSSAPQTQRDHRDSTSSSSSTVTLSNSANNSGPASEKQFKRRSCQMEFEEGISETRSREELGKIGKQSSFSGSMEIIEVS
- the dusp8a gene encoding dual specificity protein phosphatase 8 isoform X1, yielding MAGEKGPTKRSAMDIKRLASLIQRGTGRLLVIDSRTFSEYNASHVQGAVNVCCSKLVKRRLQQDKVSVTELLQPNGKVKVELGRKQEVVVYDQSSKEAGHLSKDGFVHILMGKLEGTFHKVSLLTGGFAAFSSCFPGLCEGKPATALPMSLSQPCLPVANVGPTRILPHLYLGSQKDVLNKDLMAQNGITYVLNASNTCPKPDFISESHFMRIPVNDNYCEKLLPWLEKTNEFIDKAKVSNCRVIVHCLAGISRSATIAIAYIMKTMGLSSDDAYRFVKDRRPSISPNFNFLGQLLEFEKELHILQALTSTSDDKISENSTKQSEMNGHHSNYDSSVADPHIPPEPKLPSPTSLQQGFNGLHLSAERIMDTNRLKRSFSLDIKSVYSPNSPSTCPSLVPTHSEDVPKLFKLDSPGTGTSNGVCSQSPVLDSPSSGDSPFPSPGSGGSIGGLGLRGSEGVHRSGSSSSRPRRKPKHCSGSSPVHSQPHQPPQSLSLSLDHKSPSPDENLKGSLLLSLPSQPTVGSEAMWTKHRDTVQATTPVTPVTPTTDAPWHFGAVEGGEGEMELGGGRDGGGEESSVRFGSSSAYLAFGCSEGVRLRDKSQREKSSAPQTQRDHRDSTSSSSSTVTLSNSANNSGPASEKQFKRRSCQMEFEEGISETRSREELGKIGKQSSFSGSMEIIEVS